In Erinaceus europaeus unplaced genomic scaffold, mEriEur2.1 scaffold_954, whole genome shotgun sequence, one genomic interval encodes:
- the RHOD gene encoding rho-related GTP-binding protein RhoD isoform X1 — MQAAQEPSKQVKVVLVGDGGCGKTSLLTVFAEGYFPETYTPTVFERLSVKLQVKGKTVQLQIWDTAGQVDYDRLRPLFYPDAGVLLLCFDVTSPYSFDNVLNRLTQTDRALLCRPWPAPLPNQAEDPSVAKPHLPPSPAVVPGGEPLLQGRAHHARGLQDRPAYGQVTVKQASEDAAGASDLQQGREPALGEGQEMARSVGAVAYLECSALLQENVQAVFQQAAKVALSSRGQNIWRRITRSFCVIT, encoded by the exons ATGCAGGCGGCCCAGGAGCCCAGCAAGCAGGTCAAGGTGGTCCTGGTGGGGGATGGCGGCTGCGGGAAGACCTCACTGCTCACGGTCTTTGCAGAGGGGTACTTCCCCGAG acctacACCCCCACGGTGTTCGAGCGGCTCTCGGTGAAACTGCAGGTGAAGGGTAAGACCGTGCAACTCCAGATCTGGGACACAGCAG GCCAAGTGGACTATGACCGCCTGCGGCCCCTCTTCTACCCGGACGCCGGCGTCCTGCTTCTCTGCTTCGACGTGACCAGCCCCTACAGCTTTGACAACGTCCTCAACCGG CtcactcagactgacagggcgcTGCTCTGTAGGCCCTGGCCGGCCCCTCTCCCCAACCAGGCTGAGGACCCCTCGGTGGCCAAGCCtcacctccctccctcacccgCAGTGGTACCCGGAGGTGAGCCACTTCTGCAAGGACGTGCCCATCATGCTCGTGGGTTGCAAGACCGACCTGCGTATGGACAGGTCACAGTTAAACAGGCTTCGGAAGATGCGGCTGGAGCCAGTGACCTACAGCAGGGTAGGGAGCCAGCCCTGGGAGAG GGCCAGGAGATGGCGCGCTCCGTGGGGGCCGTGGCCTACCTGGAGTGCTCGGCGCTGCTGCAGGAGAACGTGCAGGCGGTCTTCCAGCAGGCGGCCAAGGTGGCCCTCAGCAGCCGTGGCCAAAACATCTGGCGCAGAATCACCAGGAGTTTTTGTGTGATCACCTGA
- the RHOD gene encoding rho-related GTP-binding protein RhoD isoform X3 produces MQAAQEPSKQVKVVLVGDGGCGKTSLLTVFAEGYFPETYTPTVFERLSVKLQVKGKTVQLQIWDTAGQVDYDRLRPLFYPDAGVLLLCFDVTSPYSFDNVLNRWYPEVSHFCKDVPIMLVGCKTDLRMDRSQLNRLRKMRLEPVTYSRGQEMARSVGAVAYLECSALLQENVQAVFQQAAKVALSSRGQNIWRRITRSFCVIT; encoded by the exons ATGCAGGCGGCCCAGGAGCCCAGCAAGCAGGTCAAGGTGGTCCTGGTGGGGGATGGCGGCTGCGGGAAGACCTCACTGCTCACGGTCTTTGCAGAGGGGTACTTCCCCGAG acctacACCCCCACGGTGTTCGAGCGGCTCTCGGTGAAACTGCAGGTGAAGGGTAAGACCGTGCAACTCCAGATCTGGGACACAGCAG GCCAAGTGGACTATGACCGCCTGCGGCCCCTCTTCTACCCGGACGCCGGCGTCCTGCTTCTCTGCTTCGACGTGACCAGCCCCTACAGCTTTGACAACGTCCTCAACCGG TGGTACCCGGAGGTGAGCCACTTCTGCAAGGACGTGCCCATCATGCTCGTGGGTTGCAAGACCGACCTGCGTATGGACAGGTCACAGTTAAACAGGCTTCGGAAGATGCGGCTGGAGCCAGTGACCTACAGCAGG GGCCAGGAGATGGCGCGCTCCGTGGGGGCCGTGGCCTACCTGGAGTGCTCGGCGCTGCTGCAGGAGAACGTGCAGGCGGTCTTCCAGCAGGCGGCCAAGGTGGCCCTCAGCAGCCGTGGCCAAAACATCTGGCGCAGAATCACCAGGAGTTTTTGTGTGATCACCTGA
- the RHOD gene encoding rho-related GTP-binding protein RhoD isoform X2, whose amino-acid sequence MQAAQEPSKQVKVVLVGDGGCGKTSLLTVFAEGYFPETYTPTVFERLSVKLQVKGKTVQLQIWDTAGQVDYDRLRPLFYPDAGVLLLCFDVTSPYSFDNVLNRWYPEVSHFCKDVPIMLVGCKTDLRMDRSQLNRLRKMRLEPVTYSRVGSQPWERARRWRAPWGPWPTWSARRCCRRTCRRSSSRRPRWPSAAVAKTSGAESPGVFV is encoded by the exons ATGCAGGCGGCCCAGGAGCCCAGCAAGCAGGTCAAGGTGGTCCTGGTGGGGGATGGCGGCTGCGGGAAGACCTCACTGCTCACGGTCTTTGCAGAGGGGTACTTCCCCGAG acctacACCCCCACGGTGTTCGAGCGGCTCTCGGTGAAACTGCAGGTGAAGGGTAAGACCGTGCAACTCCAGATCTGGGACACAGCAG GCCAAGTGGACTATGACCGCCTGCGGCCCCTCTTCTACCCGGACGCCGGCGTCCTGCTTCTCTGCTTCGACGTGACCAGCCCCTACAGCTTTGACAACGTCCTCAACCGG TGGTACCCGGAGGTGAGCCACTTCTGCAAGGACGTGCCCATCATGCTCGTGGGTTGCAAGACCGACCTGCGTATGGACAGGTCACAGTTAAACAGGCTTCGGAAGATGCGGCTGGAGCCAGTGACCTACAGCAGGGTAGGGAGCCAGCCCTGGGAGAG GGCCAGGAGATGGCGCGCTCCGTGGGGGCCGTGGCCTACCTGGAGTGCTCGGCGCTGCTGCAGGAGAACGTGCAGGCGGTCTTCCAGCAGGCGGCCAAGGTGGCCCTCAGCAGCCGTGGCCAAAACATCTGGCGCAGAATCACCAGGAGTTTTTGTGTGA